A region of Polyangiaceae bacterium DNA encodes the following proteins:
- a CDS encoding IgGFc-binding protein — protein MRARRLSGVLGIGAAFVLAGACGSDSEGTTPGKDAGLGGGGSGGSGGGGAGDSGGDGPVIIIDGGDSGTLGCSADLRSVVDESGDIVETCPADQGCSGGKCVEACAAAAASHGNLGCKFLVPTPLAYYTTKPPCFALALANAWPKPAKLTVTRSGTTFDVTSFARIPVDGQPPASWTPVPATGIPADQVAVLFLSADPTSIFPENNVPMKCPVPTAVAASTMLDGTGTEAAFQVGSDVPVSAYDVLPFGGAQSHFPSAELLFPTSAWGVNYVVLGTPPGTHSPAGPVWLQILAEQDGTKVDLLPAVDLPAGGSVGAIAKNTTGSVTLSAGQYVQWELPQGTADVSGSIVLADKPVAVFTGNRFYRQQPTPGPGGESTHQQISAVSALGREYVGAPFATRRQDGVPEPIRYRFVGVVDGTTLSFDPALSGAPTSLARGQVADFLASEPFRVTSQDADHPFAAAQMMDTANVPSGSVPGGSAAYCSAFNLPTTLGDEEIVMMLPPTQFLSKYVFFTDPTYFTTHLVIARKKGPKGFADVKVDCLGAVSGWKPVGTSGEYELTTVDLVRGGVGVGTCTNGRHVADSAAPFGMTVWGLDCYSSYAYPAGGNAAVLTTVKVPPVPK, from the coding sequence ATGCGGGCTCGACGACTTTCGGGTGTGTTGGGGATCGGTGCGGCATTCGTCCTGGCAGGCGCCTGCGGCAGCGACTCCGAAGGGACGACGCCGGGCAAGGACGCCGGCCTGGGCGGCGGCGGCAGCGGGGGCAGCGGGGGCGGCGGCGCCGGCGACTCCGGCGGCGACGGGCCGGTCATCATCATCGACGGCGGGGACTCCGGAACCCTCGGTTGCAGCGCGGACCTGCGCTCCGTCGTGGATGAAAGCGGTGACATCGTCGAGACCTGCCCGGCGGATCAGGGTTGCTCCGGCGGCAAGTGCGTCGAGGCCTGCGCCGCGGCGGCGGCGAGCCACGGCAACCTGGGCTGCAAGTTCCTGGTGCCGACTCCCCTGGCCTACTACACGACCAAGCCGCCCTGCTTCGCGCTCGCGCTCGCCAACGCCTGGCCGAAGCCGGCGAAGCTGACGGTGACGCGCTCCGGGACTACGTTCGACGTCACCAGCTTCGCGCGCATCCCCGTGGACGGACAGCCGCCGGCGAGCTGGACGCCGGTGCCCGCGACGGGCATCCCCGCCGATCAGGTGGCGGTGCTGTTCCTGTCGGCCGATCCGACGTCCATCTTCCCGGAGAACAACGTGCCGATGAAGTGCCCCGTGCCGACGGCCGTCGCCGCGTCCACCATGCTGGACGGAACCGGCACGGAGGCCGCGTTCCAGGTCGGCTCCGACGTGCCGGTGAGCGCGTACGACGTGTTGCCGTTCGGCGGCGCGCAGTCGCACTTCCCGAGCGCAGAGCTGTTGTTCCCGACCTCGGCCTGGGGGGTCAACTACGTGGTGCTCGGCACGCCCCCTGGCACGCACAGCCCAGCCGGTCCGGTGTGGCTCCAGATCCTCGCCGAACAGGACGGGACCAAGGTCGATCTGTTGCCGGCGGTCGATCTGCCGGCGGGCGGCTCGGTGGGCGCGATCGCCAAGAACACCACAGGGAGCGTCACGCTGTCGGCCGGCCAATACGTGCAGTGGGAGCTGCCCCAAGGCACCGCCGACGTCTCGGGCTCCATCGTGCTCGCCGACAAACCCGTCGCGGTCTTCACCGGGAACCGCTTCTACCGCCAGCAGCCGACTCCCGGCCCCGGCGGCGAGTCCACCCATCAGCAGATTTCGGCGGTGTCGGCCCTCGGCCGCGAGTACGTCGGCGCGCCGTTCGCCACCCGCCGCCAGGACGGCGTCCCCGAGCCCATCCGCTACCGCTTCGTCGGCGTCGTGGACGGCACCACCCTCAGCTTCGATCCGGCGCTGAGCGGAGCGCCCACCTCCTTGGCCCGAGGTCAGGTCGCGGACTTCCTGGCGTCGGAGCCCTTCCGGGTCACGAGCCAGGACGCGGACCACCCGTTCGCCGCAGCACAAATGATGGACACCGCCAACGTGCCGAGCGGCAGCGTGCCCGGCGGCTCCGCAGCCTACTGCTCGGCCTTCAACCTGCCGACCACGCTCGGTGACGAAGAGATCGTCATGATGCTGCCGCCGACGCAGTTCCTGTCGAAGTACGTGTTCTTCACCGATCCCACCTACTTCACCACGCACCTGGTGATAGCCCGCAAGAAGGGCCCGAAGGGCTTCGCCGACGTGAAGGTGGACTGCCTCGGCGCGGTGAGCGGCTGGAAACCCGTGGGCACGAGCGGGGAGTACGAGCTCACCACCGTCGATCTGGTGCGGGGCGGAGTCGGCGTGGGCACCTGCACCAACGGACGCCACGTCGCGGACAGCGCGGCGCCGTTCGGCATGACGGTGTGGGGGCTGGACTGCTACTCGTCGTACGCCTACCCGGCGGGAGGGAACGCCGCGGTGCTGACCACCGTCAAGGTCCCCCCCGTGCCGAAGTGA